Genomic window (Armatimonadota bacterium):
TCCTGACGGCGACTGCAGTATTCCCACAGGAGAAGGTCAGACTCGCCCCAGGAGACAAACTTCCCGCACTCAGGGTGGGGGAGTGGCTCAAGGGTGCCCCACCAAAGAACATCAACAAGGGCATCGCGATCATCGACTTCTGGGCGACATGGTGCGGACCGTGCAAGGAGATGATGCCAGAACTGTCCGCGCTCGCCGCCGCTAATCCGGATATCTACGTCGTTGGGCTGAGCGTTTTGGAGCGTGACATCACGTCTGCAAAGCTGCGCTCTTTCGTGGCTGGTATGGGAGACAAGATGAAGTTCAACGTCGCATGTGACAAGAAGGATTTCATCTCGAAGAACTGGATCACTCCAGCTGCAATTAGCCAAATCCCGACTACCATTTTGGCCAAAGATGGAGTCATCCAGTGGATCGGTCACCCCGAGGATCTCCCCAGAACGTTGAGGGCCGTGCGCGAAGGATCGCACGATCTTCCGAAAACGCGCAAGGCTTACGTCGAAACTGGCGACGAGGGACTCCGGGAGCGGGCGTTCAACCAACTCCTCTACGTCGTCGATTCGCAGCTCGATGAACCGAACCCGACCAAGGGTATTCAGGCCTTCGAAAAGCTTAAGACAGACTATCCGAAGTATTGGGGATTAGCATCTGACTGGGAGTTGAAATACCTGCTACGAGCCGATTCGCCAAAAGGTGAAGCTCTCATCGCATCATTGTTTGAGAAGAAGAAATATTTCAAACTCTCCATCAGCCTCACCTATGTAAGATTCGAGAACCAGGTTGCACTGGAGGCTGCGAGGAAGTTGTTGGCCACGGAAGGCATCAAGGACCCCATGGTGTACTTCTTCCTCGCTAACTACTTCGTCGTCTCCAAGCTCAAGACGGAGGCTTTGACCGCCGTCGACTTGGCGACCAAAGCCTACGATGCGAACGGAAAGGACATTCCGGACATTCCCAAGAATATCGAGATGAAGCGAAAGCAAGCCAATGCCCTACCCGGCCTTACATCAACTTCTGTCGATTGAGGCTGACAAATCTGCGCTCGCCGATGATGACGTGATCTAGTAGCTGGATGTCGAGCAACTGACCAGCTTCCTTGATCTTCGCGGTGACCTCGATGTCCTCAGTCGAGGGCTCGGGATCACCGCTTGGGTGGTTGTGGGCCACAATCAGGCTCACGGCGCCCTCGCGGACGGCTTCGCGGAAGATTTCTCGGAGGCCGACGATGGATGCGTTGGCCGTCCCAATATGGATGGTCGCGACCCGCAAGATCACACTCTTGGAATCGAGGTAGATTGCGACAAAGTGTTCTTGCCGTTCATGCCGGAGATCGTCGAGTAGGTCGGCAACATCTTGTGGGTCGGTGATGGTCTCGATCTCTAGTTCCCCTTTGCCGGCAACACCGACTTTTCGGCCCAGAGTAAACATCGCAACGAGCCGCTTGGCAGTTGGTTCGTCTAAGTCGAAAGCACGTTGCAGTTCGTCCGCGGAGAGATCGGCGAACTTTCGGAGCTTCCTCCCAGCTAGCATCATTTCTCGCGAAACCCCAAGCCAGCGGTCAACTTCATCGTCACTCTTGCTCACCGCAAATGCAAGAAGTTCCATCGGAAGCATGGCTTGCATCCCGAGCGTCTTGAGTCGTGCGAGAGTTTCGGATGCCATCTCAATAAGAATAGTCCCGATGCAGGCATCGGGACTATGGTTTTGATTCGAAACTGCCTAGTTAGGCTTTCTTTCGTCGCTTGAGGAGCCCAAGGACTCCGAGTCCGAGAGCAGCCATGCTAGCTGGTTCGGGAACTGGCTGGTTAAGCGAGAAAACATAGAGTTGTCGGTTCGCAAAGTCGGTGACTGCCAGAGTTTGGTTTGATGCGGCATACGAGAAGCCGTAGGCACCGTTTCCGTTCGCCAAACTGAGCGCGGAGCTGTTCATGTCGAACAAGTTCAAAGCGAGGGAACTTCCCGTATTGGAAATGGCCTTTAGAATGGAGGAAGCTGCTTGTCCAGAAGAGCCGGACGTTCTGTCGTTGAAAATCAAGAACGAATTGACTCCTGCCTCGACATAGGCGAGGCTGTTATTATCAACGCCTGTTGTGTAGGTTCCAGGCGTGTAGATAATGGAACTCGAACCTCCGAAGTTGTTATCGGCACTCCGGACAGCTTTGGTAACGGCGTTTCCGTTTCGGGCATACAGGTCTCCGTTGCTGGAAAATGCCATTCCGCGCCATGTGGTTCCACCAGTCACCGGAGCCGCGGTTGCATTGATGATGGCACCAGCGTTCTGGCCGTTTATATATCCACCAGTCGTCTCATCCATCAAGTGACGTCGACCGCCGCCGATCCCGAGATATGCCACCCCTACATTGGATCCGCCACCTAAGAACCCTGGATCAAAACCGACCCCGTTTCCTCTCCGAGTAGCATCTGGAGTGCCGCCGCCCGTCGCCCAATTTAGAGCTCCTGTCGTAGCATTAAAAGCGCGAACACTGTTGACGCTTCCAGCACCATTGTCAAGACTCGCTGCCAGAGTGTTGCCTTTGACAGCAAGTTGAGTGAAACCTCGAGTGTTCGCCGTGCTGAAGACTCCGAATGAAGTACCAAACGCTCCGGCTGATGTGAAATCTGT
Coding sequences:
- a CDS encoding TlpA disulfide reductase family protein, translating into MRRLPLALSSLLLLTATAVFPQEKVRLAPGDKLPALRVGEWLKGAPPKNINKGIAIIDFWATWCGPCKEMMPELSALAAANPDIYVVGLSVLERDITSAKLRSFVAGMGDKMKFNVACDKKDFISKNWITPAAISQIPTTILAKDGVIQWIGHPEDLPRTLRAVREGSHDLPKTRKAYVETGDEGLRERAFNQLLYVVDSQLDEPNPTKGIQAFEKLKTDYPKYWGLASDWELKYLLRADSPKGEALIASLFEKKKYFKLSISLTYVRFENQVALEAARKLLATEGIKDPMVYFFLANYFVVSKLKTEALTAVDLATKAYDANGKDIPDIPKNIEMKRKQANALPGLTSTSVD
- the radC gene encoding DNA repair protein RadC, with the protein product MASETLARLKTLGMQAMLPMELLAFAVSKSDDEVDRWLGVSREMMLAGRKLRKFADLSADELQRAFDLDEPTAKRLVAMFTLGRKVGVAGKGELEIETITDPQDVADLLDDLRHERQEHFVAIYLDSKSVILRVATIHIGTANASIVGLREIFREAVREGAVSLIVAHNHPSGDPEPSTEDIEVTAKIKEAGQLLDIQLLDHVIIGERRFVSLNRQKLM
- a CDS encoding PEP-CTERM sorting domain-containing protein; translation: MFRRSSLLLALGGLSASALSQVNLYMVGQVDLSSTAVGANAQFIGSNPSAVAWNGSTAYVGGYNAAGGTANTAIAPVTVSLSLNGLNQATDFTSAGAFGTSFGVFSTANTRGFTQLAVKGNTLAASLDNGAGSVNSVRAFNATTGALNWATGGGTPDATRRGNGVGFDPGFLGGGSNVGVAYLGIGGGRRHLMDETTGGYINGQNAGAIINATAAPVTGGTTWRGMAFSSNGDLYARNGNAVTKAVRSADNNFGGSSSIIYTPGTYTTGVDNNSLAYVEAGVNSFLIFNDRTSGSSGQAASSILKAISNTGSSLALNLFDMNSSALSLANGNGAYGFSYAASNQTLAVTDFANRQLYVFSLNQPVPEPASMAALGLGVLGLLKRRKKA